TCATTGAGGGCGCCAACGGCCCGACGACACCGAACGCGGATAAAATACTTGAGGACAGGAATATTGTTGTGATCCCGGACATTCTCGCCAACGCCGGGGGTGTGACCGTGTCTTATTTTGAATGGATACAGGACCTCCAGTCCAACTTCTGGAAATACGAACAGATAAACAGCAAGCTGACGGATATCATGTCCGAGGCTTTTGACGCCGTGTGGGACATGATGAAAAAGAAAAAGTGCAGCATGCGTCTGGCGTCTTACATGATAGGCGTCGGAAGGGTGGCGGAAGCTGTGCGACTGAGAGGCATTTACCCGTAGTAATACTCTCTTTGCGCCCCGGAGCAGCCGGCTCTTATTGATCCGCCTCTGCGCGAATGACATAGGGCTTGACAATACAATCAAATAGTTGTATTGTCATAGTGAGTGTGCGAAGGAAGTGGGGAATGGAAAAATTCACATGTGTTTTTTATGAAACGGAAAGTGGAACGAAACCGGTAGAAGAATTTATTGATGCTTTAGATAAAAGCAGTTGGGATAAATTTGATTTTAAGAAAGGATTGCTTGAAAACAATGGTCCGGCATTAAGGAAGCCGCACACATCACCGCTTGGTGATGGAATTTTTGAATTAAAATTTATAGGAAAAGAAGGACAGATAAGAGTCCTCTTTTTCTTTTGGTATAAAAAAGTAATAGTTTTTTTACATGGGTTTGTGAAAAAAACCCAAAAGACCCCGGCAAAAGAATTGCGAATAGCGAAACAAAGAAAATTAAA
This genomic stretch from Candidatus Omnitrophota bacterium harbors:
- a CDS encoding type II toxin-antitoxin system RelE/ParE family toxin, which encodes MEKFTCVFYETESGTKPVEEFIDALDKSSWDKFDFKKGLLENNGPALRKPHTSPLGDGIFELKFIGKEGQIRVLFFFWYKKVIVFLHGFVKKTQKTPAKELRIAKQRKL